GAACCGTTTCGAAACAGATCCGCCGCCACTCGCTGCACGTCTTCCTTCGTCACTCGCTCGATCCCGACGAGCGTCTCGTCGAGGCCGAACTGCCGATCGAAGTAGATCTCCTGGCGCGCCAGGTGCGACATGCGGCTCGCCGTGTTCTCGAGGCTGAGCATCAGGCTGCCCTTCAGGTGGTCCTTCGCACGCCGCAGCTCCGGCAGCGGCAACGGCGCCTGCTTCATCCCCTTGAGTTCGTCGACGCACAGGTCGACCACTTCCGGCACGGCCTCATTGGCGCAGCCGGCGTAGATCGTCAGGTTGCCGGCGTCGCGGTAAGCGCTGAGGCCGCTGAACACGGCGTAGGCCAGTCCGCGCTTCTCGCGCACGTTCTGGAACAGCCGCGAACTCATCGAGCCGCCGAGCACCGTGTTCATGATGTAGCCGACGTAGCGATCGGGGTGGTTCTGCGGATAGCTGTTGGTGCCCAGGCAGACGTGGCTCTGTTCGAGCTCCTTGGTCCGCACCAGCACCTGCGGCACGACCCGCGGCACCGTGTCGTCGAACCGCCGCGCCGCGGTGGGCAGCGCGGCGAAGGCGCGCGACACCAGATCGCGGACCTGCGCGTGCTCGACGTTCCCTGCGGCTGCCACGATCAGGTTCGGCGCCACGTAGGTCCCGCCGAAATAGTCGCGCAGGACCGGCGTCGTGAACGACTCGACCGTCTCCTTGGACCCGAGAATCGGCCGGCCGAGCGCATGCCCCTCCCAGAAGTGCTGCGTGAACAGCTCGTGGACCAGATCGTCGGGCGTGTCCTCGACCATCTTGATCTCTTCGAGGATGACCTTCTGTTCCTTGTCGATGTCCTCGGCGTCGAAGCGCGGCCGCATCACGATGTCGGACAGCAGGTCGATCGCTTTCCCGAGATGCTCGTCGAGCACCTTGATGTAGTAGCTGGCGTATTCCTTGGCGGTGAACGCGTCGAGCTGACCGCCGATCGAGTCGATCTCCTGGGCGATGTCCTCGGCGCTGCGGGTGCCGGTGCCCTTGAACAGCATGTGTTCCACGAAATGCGCGATGCCGCTTTCGGCCACGGTCTCGTGCCGCGAGCCCCGCGTCAGCCAGACGCCGATACTGACCGAGCGTACGTGCGGCATCGTTTCGGTGATGAGACGAAGACCGGTGTCCAGAACCTCGCGTGTGACCATCGCGTGTTATTGACCGTAACTATTTGCAGGGAAAGGAATTACAGGAAACGCCAACGGACAGGATGTTATCACGCGCGCCGCGCTTGTGCAAACGCGTGCAGCCGTCGCCGCCACGCGACTGGACGTCCACGTTACAATGGAAGGTCCGGGGTTCCAACATGTTGATCCGTCACGATTTGGCCGGGATGGAGCTGGGCGAGCTCGAGCAGGCGCTCGACGCGATGGGACAGCCCCGCTTCCACGGCCGGCAGCTCTACCAGTGGGTCCACCGGCGCGGCATCACCGAATTCGCGGGCATGACGGATCTGGGCCGCGAGCTGCGCAGCGCTCTCGCGGACGCCTTCCGGATCATCACTCCCGAGACCGTCCAGCAGGAACGCTCGAGCGACGGCACGACGAAGTTCCTGCTCCGCCTCGAGGACGGCCACCTGATCGAGTCGGTGTTCATCCCCGACACGCCTGCCAACACCTTCTGCCTGTCGACACAGGTCGGCTGCGCGATGAAATGCGGCTTCTGCCTGACCGGCCGGATGGGCATCGTCCGCAATCTCACGGCAGGGGAGATCGTCGGACAGGTGCGCGTGCTGGCGCGCGAGCTCGGCATGCTGCAGGCGCGCTTCAACCTCGTGCTGATGGGCATGGGCGAGCCGCTGCACAACTACGACGAGGTGATGAAGGCGCTGCGGATGCTGGCCGACGAGCACGGTCTGGCGGTGAACCCGCGCCGGGTCACGCTCTCGACGGTCGGCGTGCTGCCCAATCTCGAACGGCTCGCGACCGAGCCGCTGATGCCAAACCTGGCGATCTCGCTGCACGCCACGACCGAAGAGCAGCGCGACCTGCTGGTGCCGATCAACCGGAAGTACGGCCTCAAGGAGCTCCTCGACGCGTGCCGGCGCTTCCCGGTGAAACGTCGGGAGCGCATCACCTTCGAGTACGTGCTGCTCGCGGACGTCAACGACACCGACGAAGACGCGCGTCGCCTGGTGCGTCTGCTGCACGGGATCCGGGCCAAGGTGAACCTGCTGCCGCTGAACGAAGCGGCGGGAATCCCCTACGCTCGCCCGTCCGACGGGCGCGTCAACCGCTTCGCGCGGCTGCTCGCCGAGCGGGGCATGGCCGTCTCGGTGCGCAAGTCGCGGGGCCGGGACATCCGCGCCGCCTGCGGTCAGCTGATCACCGAGTCGACGCGCGAAAAGACCGCCGCACAGCGGCTCGCCGTGCTACTTCCCTGATCGCGGGGGATCGCCGGCACGCGCGACTCGCCGGATCTGCGACTCCGGCGCCCCCGGATTGACGACCGCGAACGACTGCCGGTCGCCGCCGCTGTACTCGACGACGAGCCGCACACCGGTGGCGGCGCGCAACGCGCCGACAATCTCCAGCGTCGGCTCCGCCGGATCACACCCGGTCGTCGTCGACAGCCACTTCACCGTTTCGGTCCGGCCGCGGCGCTCGATGAACCCGTAGTACTCCGCGGTCGGCGACGCGCAGGCGGGGCCCTGGGGGCCGGAGCCGACGGGGCGCGTCACCGTCACCTCGAAGTACTCGTAGCTGTGCTTGGGGTCGAGCGCAACGTTGAAGAGCGACACGTCGCCGGCACGCAGCTCCTTGGTCACGGTTACGGTCGTACGTCCCTTGAGATGCACGCCGCGGCGTTTGGCATCGGCGCGATCGGCGCCGAGAAACGCCTTGGCGTGCCGCGCGACGAGGTGCGCCCACTGCGGCGAGGATTCGTCGAGCTCGTCGACCGGAAGCGTGTCGACGTCGCCAGCGACGGCGATGCCGGCGTTGAAGTCGGACGAGCGCTGGTCGGGGTCGGGATCGACGTAATCGGTGGCGAAGCCGATGGCGTCGAAGGTCGCGACCTGCCAGTGCGCCGGATTCGCGACGTGGATTGCGGTCGGCTTGCCCCCGATCGTCTGCAGCCGCCAGCTCGACGGCAACGATGACAGGGGGGCGAACCATTCCCTCGGGATGGCCGCCGGCACCGGCACCGCCGCCTGGTTCTCGCTGAATTCGTGGCGCGGCCATGGCAGGAGTTGCCAGTCGCTGCCGCTCGCCACCGCAAATGGCAGCAGCTTGCCGTCCGTCAGGACGATCGCGACGACCGGGGGACCCTGGGACGGCTGGGCAGCCGCACCAGCGCCCGACACGAGCGCGGCTGCCAGCGCCGCAATGGCCGTCCGGATCGCCCTGTTCCGCATTCCTTCACGCTATTGAACGACGGCCGAGCCCACGGCGTTACCTGCCGCGATGCGGACCCGCACCCGGGTGTTGCGGGGCAACCCGGGTGGCACGCGGACCTTCAGGTAGTTGTCCGTGACGACCAGGGTGCCGTCTTCCAACGTCAGCCCCGGGCGCTCGCTGTCGACCTGCGACGCGCGAAAACGCGCCGCCAGGCCGGCGCCGATGCGCCTCAGCTCGGCGCCGCGGTCGCGAATCACGGCGGGCGGCACTCTCCCCGCCATCCGCGCCGCTTCGGTACCTGGCCGCTCGGAATAGGGAAAGACATGGAGGTGGCTGAGCGGCGCCGATGCCACGTACGCCGTCATGGCGGCGAAGTCGTCGTCGGTCTCGCCCGGGAATCCGACCAGGAGGTCGGTGCCGATCGCCACCTGCGGCAGGCGCGCCTGGATGCCGTCGACCAGGCGACGGTAGTGGTCGAGGGTGTAGGGACGGCGCATCGCCCGAAGGATGCGATCGCTCGCGTGCTGCAGCGGCAGGTGGAAGTGAGGCATGAAGCGGCCGCTCGTCGCCACGAGATCGACGATCGGCTCCGTGCATTCCATCGGTTCGAGCGAACTGATGCGATAGCTGACGTCGGCGTCGATCGCGGCGAAGGCGCCGAGCAGATCGAAGAGCGACGTTCGCGGCGAGAGATCGCGCCCATAGGAGCCGAGGTGGACACCGGCGATCGCGATCTCCTTGAAACCGGCGGCGGCTGCACGCCGCGCTTCTTCGACGAGCGCCTCGATCGGCAGACTGCGCGCCGCACCTCTCGTCTTCGGGATGATGCAGAAGGCGCACGCTTCCTCGCAGCCGGTTTGTGCACGGATGGTGAACGCCGTGCGGCCGGCGATGCCCGGCTCGATCGGCGTGCCGCAAGGGCCGTCGTGTTCCGGGACGTTCACCTCCGGCACGAAATCGAGCAGCCGCAGCTTGTCGTCATTGCGGACGACCCGCACCACGCCGGGGAGCGCCGCGACGTCGTCTTCGCAGCGCGTCGCATAACAGCCGGTGGCGACAATGGTGGCCTGCGGGTTCTCGCGGGCGACGCGGCGGATCGCCTGACGCGCCCCCTGGTCGGCGGTGGCGGTCACCGAGCAGGTGTTGACGATGACGAGGTCGGCGCGTCCTGGATCCACCGCCTCGGCGCCGCGCGCACACAGCTCCATCTCGAGGCGGAGCGAATCCGCCTGGTTGACACGGCAGCCGAAGGTGACGATCGCGTATTTCATGTCGCCTCCCACCTCCTGACTCTCCGCGCAAGACGGCGGGACTCGTGAGTGAGCGCAGCGTTCCTACGGCTGCAGCTTCGCCGCGGCCGCTTCGACCTTGTCGGCAAGCTTTTTCTTGTAGTCGACGAGCTTGTCGGCGACGGCCTGGTCGGCAACGCCGAGGATCTGCGCGGCCAGCACGCCGGCGTTGGTGGCTCCCGGCTTGCCGATCGAGACGGTGGCGACCGGCACACCGGGGGGCATCTGCACCGTCGACAGCAGGGCGTCGAGACCCTTCAGCGCCGACGAGTCGATGGGCACGCCGATCACCGGCAGCGTCGTGTGGGCGGCAACGACGCCCCCCAGGTGCGCCGCGGCGCCGGCCCCGACGATGAACAGCTTGACGCCGCGCCGCGGGGCCTCCTCGACCAGCCGCATCACGCGGGCGGGGGAGCGATGCGCGCTCGCCACGGTCATCTCGTTCGTGATGCCGAAGTCGTTCAGCACGTCGACGGCCGCCTGCATGACCGGCGCGTCGGAATCCGAGCCCATGAGAATCAACACTTGAGGCATGTGGAAATGTGGAAATGTGGAGATGTGGAAATGTAGAAATGTGGCTACAGGGCCTGGCGTCCGATATCGCGGCGGTACTGCATCCCATCAAACGATATCAGCGATACCGCGCCGTAGGCACGATCGATCGCTGAGCGGTAATCGGGAGCGGTCGCCACGACCGTGAGCACGCGGCCGCCGGCGGTCACGATCGCGCCGTCGCGTTCGGCGGTGCCGGAGTGAAAGACGAAGACGTCTTCGAGCGCATCGGCGCGCGGCGGGAAGGCGTCGAGCCCCGTGATCTCCGCGCCGCTCTTCACCGGGCCGGGATAGCCGGCGGCGGCGAGCACCACTCCCACGGACACCTGCGGCCGCAGCGTCACGCGCTGCCCCCGCAGGTCGCCGTCGGCGGCGGCGGCGACGATCGGCGCCAACGCGCCGGCGATCAGCGGCATCACCGCCTGCGCTTCGGGATCGCCGAAACGCACGTTGTACTCGATCACCTTGGGACCGGCGCAGGTCATCATCAACCCGCAGTAGAGAAAGCCCCGATACTCGCTGCCTTCCGCGCGCATCCCGCGGAGCACCGGCGCGACGATCTCGTCCAGGACGCGCGCTTCCATGGACGCATCGACGAGCGGACTCGGCGAGAACGCGCCCATGCCCCCGGTGTTGGGCCCGAGGTCGCCGTCGAAGATGCGCTTGTGATCCTGAGCGGTGGCGATCGGCACCGCGCGCGTGCCGTCGCAGAGCGCGAAGAACGACACTTCCGGTCCGGTCAGGCACTCTTCGATGACCAGGCGCGCGCCGGCGGCGCCGAATGCCTGTTCGTCCATCGCGACGCGGATCGCCGCCTCGGCCTCCGCCGCGTCCGCGGCGACGACCACGCCCTTGCCAGCGGCGAGACCGTCCGCTTTGAGCACGACCGGAAAGCCGAACTCGCCGGAAGCGACGAGCGCGCGGGCTGCGGCGGCCGACTCGACGACGCGATAGCGCGCCGTCGGAATGCCGTGGCGCGCCATGAAGCCCTTCGCGAACGCCTTGCTGCACTCGAGCTGCGCGGCGGCGCGCGGGGGACCGAAGATCCGCCGGCCGGCGTCGCGGAACCGATCCACCACCCCGCGATCGAGGGGCAGCTCGGGGCCGACGACGGTGAGATCGATCGATTCGCGTTCGGCGACCGCCAGGAGCGCGTCCGGATCAGCCGGATCGACGGCGGCGCGCCGCGCGATCGAGGCAACGCCAGGATTGCCGGGAGCGCAGACGACGAGGGACGTGCCGGGGTCGCGCGCGAGGCGCCAGGCGAGGGCGTGCTCGCGGCCGCCGGCGCCGGCAATCAGGATGCGCACGACGCCTCCAAATGCATGGCGGTCAATAACTTACGTGCCACGCACACATGTGCGCGTTTACGGTCGGGATTCACGATGATCTTGTGATAGCCTAGCGTATTCCGACGGATCCAACAGGCCCATAGAGAGCTGCAGGTCGCCCCGTGCGACGAAGGATGAAGTCGGCCGCGAGGGGGTGTAATCGAGCTTGGCTGAAGTGAAAGTGCAGGATGGCGAGTCCATTGAAAGCGCGCTTCGCCGGTTCAAACGGAAGGTACAGCAGGAAGATATCATCAAGGATATCAAGAAGCATTCCTTCTATTTGAAGCCAGGCGACCGCCGCCGTGCCAAGCAGGCTCTTGCGCGCAAGCGGACGCGTAAGAAGCAGCGCCGCGAGTCGGATTGAGAACGCTGTAGTTCGATGGCCGGAACCCCGCCGCCGTTGCAGGGCTCCGGCCGTCCCGTCAGGGTGGCGGGATACAGGGGCGAGTGAGAGAGGTAGTGATGGAGTTCCAGGACAAGACCCTGACGTGCGTGGACTGTGGGACCCCCTTCATCTGGACCGCCGGCGAGCAGCTCTTCTTCGCCGACAAAAACTTCAAGAACGAACCCAAGCGCTGCAAAGGCTGCAAGACCAAGCGCGCCACGCGCCCGTCGAGCGGCGGCGGCATGGGCCGCGAGCGTGTGGAAACGACAACCAACTGCTCGGCGTGCGGTAAGGAAACCACGGTGCCGTTCCGCCCGACGCAGGGACGCCCCGTGTTCTGCCGCGAGTGCTTCCAGTCGCGGAAGTTCGCCGATGCCGGCGGGATGTAGGCTCGCCCCCGCCTCGGCATAAGATCAAAGGCCACGCGGAAGCGTGGCCTTCGTCGTTTCGAGACGGACGCCGCGCCGCCGGCGTCTAAGAAGCGTCAGACCAGCCCATTCATGCGCACCCATTGTTTTCTGCTCATTTCAACTCTGCTGTTCACCGCCTGCCGCTCGGAGCCGGCGCCCGCCGGCGCGGCCGCGGGGGGTGGCCGAGGCGGACCGACGGGCGTCTCGATCGTGACGATGGCGCCGCGTCCGCTCCAGGAATTCTCCGACTTCATCTCCACCGTGCGGTCGTTGCACTCGACGACCGTGCAGCCACAGGTGGAGGGACGCGTCACGAAGATCTTCGTCAAATCGGGGGACGTCGTCGCCCTCGGCACGCCGCTCCTGCAGATCGATCCCGAACGGCAGGCGGCCACGGTCCGCAATACCGAGTCGCAGCGCACGGCGCGCGAGGCGGATGTGACTTACTGGAAGAGCCAGGTCGAGCGGCTGCAGACGCTGCTGACCGCCGGCGCGATCAGCCAGAACGAGTTCGACACCGCGAAGCACAGTCTCGAGACCGCGCAGGCGAACCTTGGGGCGCTCGACGCGCAGGTCCGTGAAGGCAGCGTGCAGCTGCAGTACTACCACGTCACCGCGCCGGCGCCCGGCGTCGTCGGCGACCTCATGGTCCGCGAAGGTGACCGGGTCACCACGTCCACGGCGATTACGACGATCGACGATCGCAGCGGGCTCGAGGCCTACATTCAGGTGCCGGTCGATCGCGCGCCGGACGCGCGGCTCGGCCTGCCGGTGCAGATCCTCGACGGCGATGGCAAAGTGATCGCCACCAACACGATCACCTTCATCGCGCCGCGCGTCGACCCGTCGACCCAGACCGTGCTGGCGAAGAGCCTGCTGAAGGAGCTGCCCCCGTCGGTCCGCGTCCAGCAGTTCGTGCGGACGCGGGTCATCTGGCGCACGGTGCAGGGCCTCAGCGTCCCGATCACGGCCGCGCTTCGCATCAACGGCCAGTACTTCGTGTATCTCGCCGAGCAGAGCGGGCAGGGGTTCGTCGCGCGCCAGCATCCCGTGAAGGTCGGCGAAGTCCAGGGGAACGACTACGTCGTCAAGGACGGCCTGAAGGCCGGCGACAGGTTGATCGTCGCGGGAATCCAGAAAATCGCCGACGGCGCGCCGGTCAGAGGGGAGTAGGGGCGGTGAAGGTGCCAAGGGTGCAAAAGGTGCCAACGGTGCTAAAGGTGCAGGTGCTAGAGGTGCGAAGGGTGTTGGTGCTAGGGGTGCTAAGGGTGCTGGTGCTAGGGGTGCCAAGGGTGCTCGCGGCGAAAGCGCGCCCGGTGTCAGAGCTGCCAATCGTGCGAAACGTGCTTCGCAGCTCAAGCACCTTTGGCACCCTTGGCACCTCCAGCACCAGCACCTTTAGCACCCTTGGCCCCGTTTGCACCGCTGGCACCTTTTCCCGCGCCAGCACCTTTAGCACCGTTGGCACCGTTTGCACCCTTGGCACCTTTTCCCGCACCGTTGGCCCCTTGGCACCTTCTACCGCCGCATGTTCGTAAACACCTTCATCCGCCGGCCGATCCTCGCCTCGGTCTGTTCGCTCGTCATCATCCTCGGGGGCGTGATCGCCATCCCGACGATGCCGGTCGCGCAGTTCCCGCCGCTGGCGCCTCCCAACGTCTCAGTGACCGCCGTCTACACCGGCGCCAACGCGCAGGAGGTCGAGACCGCGGTGACGACGCCGCTCGAGCAGGCGATCAACGGCGCCGAAGGCATGCTCTACATGTCGTCGTCGAGCTCGAGCAGCGGCGTCTCGACGATCACGGTCACCTTTGACGTCACCCGCGACCAGGATCTGGCGCAGGTCGACGTGCAGAACCGCGTGTCGACGGCGCTGGGCCGGCTCCCGACCGAGGTGCGTCAGCTCGGGGTCACTGTCGCCAAGCAGACGACGGGGTTCGTGATGGCGGCGGGGGTCTATGCCGAGCGCGGCGAATACGACTCGCTCTTTCTCAGCAACTACATCGACGTCTACGTCAAGGACGCGCTCAAGCGGGTGCCCGGCGTCAGCGACGTCACGATCTTCGGCGAGCGCAAGTATTCGATGCGCCTCTGGCTGGATCCGCAGCGGCTGGCGGCGCGGCAGATCACGGCCGCCGACGTCACCAACGCGCTGCAGCAGCAGAACGTCCAGGTCGCGGCCGGCGCGCTCGGCCAGGAGCCGGCGCCGAAAGGGCAGCTGTACCAACTCTCCGTCCGGGTCGAGGGGCGCCTGACCGAGGCGGCCGACTTCGACAACCTGATCGTCAAGGCCGGTGACGACGGGTCGCTGGTGCGGCTGAAGGACGTCGGACACGCCGAGCTCGGCGCCGAGACCTACGCGAGCCAGCTCCGGTTCCAGGGCGTGGACGCCGTCGGCTTCGGCGTAATCCAGCTGCCGTCGGCCAACGCCCTCGACGTGGCGCAGGGCGTCCGCGACGAACTGCTGCGGCTCTCGAAGGGCTTTCCGCCAGGCATGAAGGTCCAGATCGCGCTCGACACGACGGAGGTCGTGCACGACTCGATCCGCGAGGTGCTGAAGACGCTCGTCGAGGCGATCGCGCTGGTCGTGCTGGTCATCTTCTTCTTCCTGCAATCGTGGCGCAGCACGCTGATTCCGGTGATCACGATCCCGGTGGCGCTGGTCGGCGCGTTCGGCCTGATCAAGCTGCTCGACTACTCCGTCAATACGCTGACCCTGTTCGGCGTGATCCTCGCCACCGGCATCGTCGTCGACGACGCCATCGTGGTGATCGAGAACATCGAGCGCCACATCCAGGAATACAAGGTGCCGGCCAAGCAGGCGGCCGTCGACGCGATGGGCGAGGTGCTCGGCGCGGTGATCGCGACGGCGCTGGTGCTGATCGCCGTGTTCGTGCCGATCGCGTTCTTCCCCGGCACCACCGGCCGCATCTACGCGCAGTTCGCCATGACGATTGCCTTTGCGGTGGCGTTGTCGGCGTTCAACGCGATCACGCTGACCCCGGCGCTCTCGGCGCTGCTGCTCGACCGCGCTCATCACGGCAAGAACCGCTTCTTCGCGCCGTTCGAGCGCGCCATCGCCGCCGGCACCAGCGGCTACGTCCGGTTCATCACCGTGGCGATGAAAGCGCGCGCGGTGCTGGTCGTGCTGTTCTTTGCGTTCCTGGGACTGACCTACTGGACGTACGGCAAGGTGCCCCAGTCGTTCGTCCCCGACGAGGACCAGGGCTACTTCATCACCCAGCTGCAAGCGCCGGCGGGTGCGTCGCTGCAGTACACGGCCGGCATCGCGCAGCAGGCGGAACAGCTGTTCCTCAAGGATCCCGACGTGCTGGCGGTGTTTTCGGTGATGGGCTTCAGCTTCAGCGGCGCGGCGCCGAATCAGGGCATCGTGTTCGTCCGTCTCAAGCCCTTCGAGGATCGGCCCGGGGCGTCGCACTCGTCGCAGGCGGTGATCGGCCGGCTGATGCCGCGGCTGGGCGCCATCCCCGGCGCGGTGATCGTCGCCTTCTCGCCGCCGGCGATTCCCGGGCTGAGCCGGTTCGGCGGCTTCGAGTTCCAGGTGCTCGACCAGACCGGCACCGACATCAACACCCTGGCGAACGGCGCCTACGCGGTGATGGGGGCGGCGGCGCAATCGCCGCGACTGCGTCAGGTGTTCACGCCGTTCACGGCCAACGACCCGCAGCTCGTCGTGTCGGTCGATCGGCAGCGCGCGCTTGCTTCCGGCCTGCCGCTCAGCGAGGTGACGACCGCGCTGCAGACCTTCCTCGGATCGACATACGTCAACGACTTCCAGTTCAACAACCGCGCCTATCGCGTCTACGTGCAGGCGGACGCGCAGTTCCGGTCGTCGCCACGCGACCTGAAGCAGATCTACGTGCGGTCGCGCAGCGGCGGGATGGTGCCGCTCGAGAGCATCGTGTCGGTGAAGGAAGTGACGGCGCCGCAGGTGATCGGCCACTTCAACCTGTTCCGCTCGGCGACGCTGAACGGCTCCCCGGCTCCTGGGGTCAGCTCGGGCGACGCGCTCAAGGAGATGGAGCGGATCGCGACCCAGGCGCTGCCGCAGGGCATGACCTACGCGTGGTCGGGGATCTCGCTCGAGGAAACGAAAGCGGGCCGGCAGGCGGTGGTCATCTTCGGTCTGGCACTACTCCTCGTCTATCTGACCTTGGCGGCGCAGTACGAGAGCCTGGTGCTGCCCTTCATCGTGCTGCTCGGCGTGCCGCTCGCGGTGCTCGGGGCGCTGGGCGCGCAGTGGCTGCGCGGACTGTCGAACGACGTCTACTGCCAGGTCGGGCTCGTCATGCTCATCGGGCTCGCAGCCAAGAACGCGATCCTCATCGTCGAGTTTGCCGAACAGCTCCGCGGGCGGGGTCTGTCGGTTGTCGAGGCGGCGATCGAGGCCGGCCGGATCAGGCTCCGGCCCATCCTGATGACGTCGCTGGCGTTCATCCTGGGGGTGCTGCCGCTCGTGTTCGCGAGCGGGGCCGGGCAGGAAGGGCGCCATTCGGTCGGCACGGCGGTGGCGGGAGGGATGATTCTGTCGACCTTCCTGAACATCGTGTTCATCCCGGTGCTGTATGTCGTCATCGAAAGTCTGCGGGAGCGGGTCTCGGGACGATCGGGTCACGGGACGGGCATCGAGGCGTAAATCTTTGACCCGTTTGACACTATTGGATTGCACGTAGTACGCTGCCGCGTCTTTTTTGGGCGGCTGGGCGTAGGGACGGAGGCTCGACAACAATGCAGATCGACGAACGAGTCGTCGACGGAGTGACGATTCTCGACCTGAAGGGCAAGATGACGCTCGGCGAGGGCGACGAACTCCTCAAGGACAAGATCAATTCGTTGATTCAGCAGGAGCGCAAGCACCTGGTCCTCAATCTCGAGGCGGTTCCCTACATCGATTCGGCGGGCTTGGGAGAGATTGTCCGCACCTACACGACCGTGAGCCGGCAGGGAGGCAAGCTCAAGCTGCTGAACCTCACCAAGCGGATCACGGATCTGCTGGCGATCACCAAGCTACTCACCGTCTTCGAGACGTACGACACGGAAAAGGACGCGCTCGCCAGCTTCAAATAAGCCGGATCGAGGCTCCGCCACGCGGTCGACTCGCGCATGGCGCACAGCACTTTACCCATCACCGAACAGGCTGCGACGGATCGGTCGACGGCGCTCAGCCTTTTCATGTCGCTGCGCCCGGCGCAGTGGACGAAGAACCTCTTCGTCTTCGGCGCCCTGCTGTTCGGGCAGCGCGGGGCCGCGCCGGCCTTCCTCGACGCCACCGCGATCGCCCACGCGATCGGCGCGTTCGTCGTATTCTGCGCGTTGTCGGGGGTCGTCTATCTCGTCAACGACATCGCCGATCGCGAGAACGACCGGCTGCACCCGGTCAAGCGCTTCCGGCCGATCGCCTCGGGAGCGGTGGCGCCGGCCATGGCAGCGGCGACCGCGGTCGTCCTCGCGCTCGGAGCGCTGGCCGCCGCCTATGCGCTGCGGCCGCTGTTTGCGGGCGTCGCGCTGACCTATGTGCTGCTGCAGTTTCTCTACACCGGGGCGCTCAAGCACATGGTGATCCTGGACGTGATCGCGCTGGCGACCGGTTTCGTGCTGCGCGCGGCCGGCGGCGCCGTCGCGATCGACGTGCCGATCAGCCACTGGCTGCTCATCCTGATCATGTTGCTGGCGCTGTTCCTGGCGCTGAGCAAGCGGCGCCACGAACTGGTGCTGCTCGCCGACGGCGCCGGCGGACACCGGCCGATCCTGCAGGAATACAGTCCGTACCTGCTCGACCAGATGATCGGCGTGGTGACCGCCTCGACGCTGGTGTCCTACGTGGTCTATACGGTCAGCCCGGAAACGGTCCAGAAGTTCCACACCGACTCTCTCGGCCTGACGCTGGTATTCCCCCTCTACGGCATCTTCCGGTATCTCTACCTCGTCCACCAGAAGGAGGGGGGCGGCAGCCCGTCCGACCTGCTGCAGAACGATCGGCCGCTGCTCGCCTGCGTCGCACTCTGGGCCGTCTCGGTCGCGGCGATCATCTACGGGACGAGCTACTTCAATGGCTAAATCCAGAGTCGCCGTCCTCAAG
The sequence above is drawn from the Vicinamibacterales bacterium genome and encodes:
- a CDS encoding multidrug efflux RND transporter permease subunit; amino-acid sequence: MFVNTFIRRPILASVCSLVIILGGVIAIPTMPVAQFPPLAPPNVSVTAVYTGANAQEVETAVTTPLEQAINGAEGMLYMSSSSSSSGVSTITVTFDVTRDQDLAQVDVQNRVSTALGRLPTEVRQLGVTVAKQTTGFVMAAGVYAERGEYDSLFLSNYIDVYVKDALKRVPGVSDVTIFGERKYSMRLWLDPQRLAARQITAADVTNALQQQNVQVAAGALGQEPAPKGQLYQLSVRVEGRLTEAADFDNLIVKAGDDGSLVRLKDVGHAELGAETYASQLRFQGVDAVGFGVIQLPSANALDVAQGVRDELLRLSKGFPPGMKVQIALDTTEVVHDSIREVLKTLVEAIALVVLVIFFFLQSWRSTLIPVITIPVALVGAFGLIKLLDYSVNTLTLFGVILATGIVVDDAIVVIENIERHIQEYKVPAKQAAVDAMGEVLGAVIATALVLIAVFVPIAFFPGTTGRIYAQFAMTIAFAVALSAFNAITLTPALSALLLDRAHHGKNRFFAPFERAIAAGTSGYVRFITVAMKARAVLVVLFFAFLGLTYWTYGKVPQSFVPDEDQGYFITQLQAPAGASLQYTAGIAQQAEQLFLKDPDVLAVFSVMGFSFSGAAPNQGIVFVRLKPFEDRPGASHSSQAVIGRLMPRLGAIPGAVIVAFSPPAIPGLSRFGGFEFQVLDQTGTDINTLANGAYAVMGAAAQSPRLRQVFTPFTANDPQLVVSVDRQRALASGLPLSEVTTALQTFLGSTYVNDFQFNNRAYRVYVQADAQFRSSPRDLKQIYVRSRSGGMVPLESIVSVKEVTAPQVIGHFNLFRSATLNGSPAPGVSSGDALKEMERIATQALPQGMTYAWSGISLEETKAGRQAVVIFGLALLLVYLTLAAQYESLVLPFIVLLGVPLAVLGALGAQWLRGLSNDVYCQVGLVMLIGLAAKNAILIVEFAEQLRGRGLSVVEAAIEAGRIRLRPILMTSLAFILGVLPLVFASGAGQEGRHSVGTAVAGGMILSTFLNIVFIPVLYVVIESLRERVSGRSGHGTGIEA
- a CDS encoding decaprenyl-phosphate phosphoribosyltransferase codes for the protein MAHSTLPITEQAATDRSTALSLFMSLRPAQWTKNLFVFGALLFGQRGAAPAFLDATAIAHAIGAFVVFCALSGVVYLVNDIADRENDRLHPVKRFRPIASGAVAPAMAAATAVVLALGALAAAYALRPLFAGVALTYVLLQFLYTGALKHMVILDVIALATGFVLRAAGGAVAIDVPISHWLLILIMLLALFLALSKRRHELVLLADGAGGHRPILQEYSPYLLDQMIGVVTASTLVSYVVYTVSPETVQKFHTDSLGLTLVFPLYGIFRYLYLVHQKEGGGSPSDLLQNDRPLLACVALWAVSVAAIIYGTSYFNG
- a CDS encoding efflux RND transporter periplasmic adaptor subunit: MRTHCFLLISTLLFTACRSEPAPAGAAAGGGRGGPTGVSIVTMAPRPLQEFSDFISTVRSLHSTTVQPQVEGRVTKIFVKSGDVVALGTPLLQIDPERQAATVRNTESQRTAREADVTYWKSQVERLQTLLTAGAISQNEFDTAKHSLETAQANLGALDAQVREGSVQLQYYHVTAPAPGVVGDLMVREGDRVTTSTAITTIDDRSGLEAYIQVPVDRAPDARLGLPVQILDGDGKVIATNTITFIAPRVDPSTQTVLAKSLLKELPPSVRVQQFVRTRVIWRTVQGLSVPITAALRINGQYFVYLAEQSGQGFVARQHPVKVGEVQGNDYVVKDGLKAGDRLIVAGIQKIADGAPVRGE
- a CDS encoding STAS domain-containing protein, translating into MQIDERVVDGVTILDLKGKMTLGEGDELLKDKINSLIQQERKHLVLNLEAVPYIDSAGLGEIVRTYTTVSRQGGKLKLLNLTKRITDLLAITKLLTVFETYDTEKDALASFK